Proteins encoded together in one Porites lutea chromosome 2, jaPorLute2.1, whole genome shotgun sequence window:
- the LOC140928186 gene encoding schlafen family member 13-like — MKIDGFKPKDLKDVDTFWSKLQPKLDQMVQPSAYTDVFDQKRVGDTIFLFIKAVNHFCTVDYNLHLPGDAGVLLPTYNKVVDLLSKRSLRMDVPRVPVTDLPVGILPETFTYEDVLNFHESKQVQFKCFRSKHPILHSSNHEENRKIERQISAFGNGNGGMFIMGVTDNGEVQGQSMKGDSEAELKNRFEAMIEKMSDTWSFIPRQGVHWDIKFFPVAGAESRSIVVILIAGMQNLGGIFRRCPVSFELVGSDGEDYIIPLDLNQWKKRILHGTCVGESKGTKKVRAKFSTLSILKGPLLTLKNSAERIRKAFLAAKPGCPVSPEGFEENQPEPVKQVIREIQQHYSRGRNRSLLVGSRSWLSCITKAEIYSEEADGIICDLLLFDQELGGLHLFTLCTSGTETESLSYAQTTAKVIKRALVVNGGCYEKFYISYHLVSCTAKSAVPLDGLPSPDDRYPVDYQLETPRGKVKEVLKSLVIVLAKVPSVLSNKQGISFFNLLTVEQFQLLHHEIERHKELWIKGAAGTGKTLVAVEFIKELRRRDPTLTYWDIVYVCENLGLRQKISKLGICQCVCRRSFMMMSFPNVHHVILDEVQNYRSEDGDWLEKARTLVLQHCPNPRHDSGVVSDYDSKLDYSSSDSDSEMDFHPTSRSSPTAESSFQVKTGQHEESARNTTSDSDSDSDTDLSESRVSKPRDTDCANSGRGSLWIFIDRDQVNHNYPTGIPDDIYQQPTFYLTKVIRNSKRISNWAKRFLSENSARQIEMGHDFDGEEPIIKRYTRGEQMAALKEVLLSLLTEGYSERDIAILYGKEDCIPERKYLCSQLNLPEVVDAYGNDSECVLVSTFRKYSGLERPLVILVNIAASLPYRSAPNASIYCAITRAMVKVVSLEERKGQKRKHQRYK; from the exons ATGAAAATTGATGGCTTTaaacctaaagatcttaaagaTGTGGATACATTTTGGTCAAAGTTACAGCCTAAATTGGATCAAATGGTCCAGCCGTCAGCATACACTGATGTATTTGACCAAAAACGTGTGGGAGACACCATTTTTCTGTTCATCAAGGCAGTAAACCATTTTTGTACAGTCGATTACAATTTGCATCTGCCAGGTGATGCGGGAGTGTTGCTTCCCACTTACAACAAAGTTGTTGACTTATTGTCTAAGAGATCCCTTCGTATGGATGTTCCTCGAGTTCCAGTAACAGACCTCCCTGTGGGTATTTTACCTGAGACATTCACATACGAGGATGTACTAAACTTCCACGAATCCAAACAGGTTCAGTTTAAATGCTTCAGATCCAAGCATCCCATATTGCACAGCAGTAACCACgaggaaaatagaaaaattgaGAGACAGATATCCGCTTTTGGAAACGGCAATGGAGGAATGTTCATCATGGGTGTGACAGACAACGGAGAAGTCCAAGGTCAAAGTATGAAAGGGGATAGTGAAGCAGAGTTGAAGAATAGGTTTGAAGCTATGATTGAGAAAATGAGTGACACATGGAGCTTTATTCCAAGACAGGGAGTTCATTGGGACATCAAGTTCTTTCCAGTTGCTGGTGCAGAATCAAGGTCTATCGTAGTGATTCTTATCGCTGGTATGCAGAACTTGGGAGGAATTTTTAGAAGATGCCCGGTAAGCTTTGAACTTGTTGGGTCTGACGGAGAGGATTACATTATCCCCCTTGACTTGAATCAATGGAAGAAGAGAATACTACATGGCACGTGTGTAGGTGAAAGTAAAG gCACAAAAAAAGTGAGGGCCAAGTTTAGCACTTTGAGCATTTTAAAGGGACCTTTGcttactttgaaaaattctgctGAAAGAATCAGGAAAGCTTTCCTTGCAG CCAAGCCAGGGTGTCCAGTGTCACCCGAGGGCTTCGAAGAAAATCAACCAGAGCCTGTAAAACAGGTTATAAGAGAAATCCAACAGCATTATTCACGAGGCCGCAATCGTTCGTTGCTGGTAGGCTCCCGCTCATGGCTTTCCTGTATTACAAAAGCCGAGATTTACAGTGAAGAGGCTGATGGCATTATCTGTGACCTGTTGCTGTTTGATCAAGAGCTCGGAGGACTCCATCTCTTTACCCTTTGCACCAGTGGAACAGAAACAGAGTCGTTATCCTACGCCCAAACGACAGCTAAAGTTATAAAGAGAGCTCTTGTGGTTAATGGTGGCTGTTATGAAAAGTTCTACATCAGCTACCACTTGGTATCTTGCACTGCAAAGTCGGCTGTGCCGCTTGATGGATTACCATCTCCAGATGATCGATACCCTGTGGATTATCAGCTAGAAACTCCACGAGGAAAAGTCAAGGAAGTTCTGAAATCGCTTGTCATCGTATTGGCAAAGGTCCCCTCTGTCCTTTCCAATAAACAGGGTATCAGCTTCTTTAATCTTTTGACCGTGGAACAATTCCAGCTCCTCCACCATGAGATTGAAAGGCACAAGGAACTTTGGATAAAGGGTGCAGCTGGTACTGGCAAGACCCTTGTAGCAGTGGAGTTTATTAAAGAGCTCAGACGCCGCGATCCAACGCTCACATATTGGGATATAGTATATGTATGCGAGAACCTGGGATTGAGACAGAAGATAAG TAAACTCGGCATTTGTCAGTGCGTATGCCGTCGATCCTTCATGATGATGTCCTTTCCTAACGTACATCATGTCATCCTGGATGAGGTCCAGAACTATCGAAGCGAAGATGGGGACTGGTTAGAGAAGGCCAGAACACTTGTTCTCCAGCACTGCCCAAATCCTAGGCACGACTCCGGCGTCGTCTCAGATTACGATTCAAAACTGGACTACAGTTCATCTGATTCCGATTCTGAAATGGATTTCCACCCCACTTCTCGCAGTTCTCCGACTGCAGAATCATCTTTCCAGGTCAAGACTGGCCAACACGAGGAATCCGCACGTAATACCACCTCTGACAGCGACTCTGACTCTGACACAGATCTCTCCGAAAGCCGTGTCTCAAAGCCTCGTGACACCGACTGTGCCAATTCAGGTCGAGGCTCGTTGTGGATTTTTATCGATAGAGACCAAGTGAATCATAACTACCCCACAGGCATCCCAGATGATATTTACCAACAGCCAACTTTCTATTTGACAAAAGTGATTAGAAATTCGAAACGAATTTCCAACTGGGCCAAACGTTTTTTAAGTGAAAATTCTGCTCGTCAGATTGAAATGGGGCACGATTTTGATGGAGAAGAACCCATTATCAAGAGGTACACAAGAGGTGAACAAATGGCTGCCTTAAAGGAAGTTCTTCTATCACTCTTAACAGAAGGATATAGTGAAAGGGACATAGCCATCTTATATGGCAAAGAAGACTGCATTCCTGAAAGAAAATATCTCTGCAGCCAGTTGAATCTTCCTGAAGTTGTTGATGCTTATGGGAACGATTCTGAATGCGTCCTTGTTAGTACGTTCCGCAAGTACAGTGGGTTAGAACGACCACTTGTTATTTTGGTGAACATTGCAGCATCGCTGCCTTATCGAAGCGCACCAAACGCGTCGATCTACTGTGCGATAACTCGCGCAATGGTCAAAGTAGTTTCCCTAGAGGAAAGAAAGGGACAGAAAAGGAAACACCAGCGTTATAAGTGA
- the LOC140928187 gene encoding beta-1,3-galactosyltransferase 5-like translates to MPSPVLYLSRANKRFVKKVVSLMYATVTIAMITLFVRDWTQLSWQIETSGSQGRSRQLRSVEIYTEIELVPGTTESKGHRLERPTPATEPTKATAENWETTSATAAATTGSVDPSLPHKTTLTTRTTCNRHYFLLIVVSSSPAHFNQRVLIRQTWASDSFLNSRWKTVFLLGQSENYTEELQREEEFYGDLIRADYYENYWNQTFKIEMGFEWADRYCSFSFLLKADDDVFINMPAVLNLLNKSSTPKEKLYMGFVYKNPVVQRKGKWLVTREEYNETHFPNFCAGPGFILSRDVVRLFVDIFDTIPKFKIDDVYVGMLAKKAGVTGMHNSGFQTPPYLSKTCVLLHNTLVRHGAMGECLLKLYRKSMPIFS, encoded by the coding sequence ATGCCTTCGCCTGTGCTGTACCTCAGTCGCGCCAATAAACGCTTTGTCAAGAAAGTGGTGAGCTTGATGTACGCGACTGTGACAATTGCGATGATCACCCTGTTTGTTCGAGACTGGACGCAGTTGTCATGGCAAATTGAAACCTCTGGCTCTCAGGGCCGCTCTAGACAGCTAAGATCTGTGGAAATTTATACTGAAATTGAATTAGTACCGGGAACGACAGAAAGCAAGGGCCATCGGCTCGAAAGACCAACTCCAGCGACCGAGCCAACGAAAGCAACTGCAGAAAATTGGGAGACTACAAGTGCTACCGCTGCTGCAACTACAGGAAGTGTAGACCCTTCTTTACCACATAAGACTACATTGACAACAAGGACAACTTGCAATCGGCACTACTTTCTCCTTATTGTAGTGTCCTCTTCACCAGCACATTTTAATCAGCGGGTATTGATCCGTCAAACTTGGGCATCTGATAGCTTCTTAAATAGCCGATGGAAGACGGTATTTTTGCTGGGACAGAGTGAAAACTATACAGAGGAACTACAGCGCGAAGAGGAGTTCTACGGTGATTTAATTCGAGCGGATTACTACGAAAACTACTGGAATCAAACCTTCAAGATAGAAATGGGATTCGAGTGGGCTGATCGATATTGCAGTTTCTCATTTCTGCTAAAAGCAGACGACGATGTATTTATCAATATGCCCGCCGTCCTCAACCTGTTGAACAAGTCATCCACACCCAAGGAAAAGCTTTATATGGGGTTTGTATACAAGAATCCTGTTGTTCAAAGGAAGGGTAAATGGCTGGTTACAAGAGAGGAATACAATGAGACCCATTTTCCAAACTTCTGCGCTGGGCCTGGCTTCATCCTATCGAGAGATGTAGTGCGtttgtttgtggatattttTGACACTATACCCAAGTTTAAGATTGATGATGTTTATGTCGGAATGCTAGCGAAAAAAGCCGGGGTGACCGGTATGCATAATTCAGGTTTTCAGACGCCACCATATTTATCAAAAACATGCGTATTACTCCATAACACTCTGGTGCGACATGGCGCTATGGGAGAATGCCTACTTAAACTCTACCGAAAGTCCATGCCAATCTTTAGCTAG